A window from Salmo trutta unplaced genomic scaffold, fSalTru1.1, whole genome shotgun sequence encodes these proteins:
- the LOC115189817 gene encoding neurotrophin-3-like yields MSMLLYVLFLAYLYGIQATHMERQQPPPTQDPVNSLIIQLLQADLTRGRGRQTRDTSPPFGPPAVDTLLDDTKFPERRSSLYQPMAGLSSDLLQQQQKHYNSPRVLLSERAPLQPPPLYSIDDYAGSSDRTNKTRRKRYAEHKSYRGEYSVCDSQSQWVTDKTNAVDIRGRQVTVLDQIKTGTAESNFVKQYFYETKCRTAKPFKSGCRGIDDKHWNSQCKTSQTYVRALTQDRTSVGWRWIRIDTSCVCALSRKHRRT; encoded by the coding sequence ATGTCCATGTTGCTGTACGTGTTGTTCCTAGCGTACCTGTACGGTATCCAGGCAACGCACATGGAGCGCCAGCAGCCCCCGCCCACCCAGGACCCCGTCAACTCCCTCATCATCCAGCTGCTGCAGGCGGACCTGACCCGCGGCCGAGGGAGGCAGACCCGGGACACCTCGCCACCGTTCGGCCCGCCCGCCGTCGACACCCTCCTGGACGACACTAAATTCCCGGAGAGGCGGAGCTCGCTGTACCAGCCAATGGCAGGCCTGTCGTCCGAcctgctgcagcagcagcagaaacaTTACAACTCTCCCCGGGTCCTGCTGAGCGAGCGGGCGCCACTGCAGCCTCCTCCGCTCTACTCTATAGACGACTACGCGGGCAGCTCTGACAGAACCAACAAGACCCGCAGGAAGAGATACGCGGAACACAAGAGTTACCGCGGGGAGTACTCCGTCTGCGACAGCCAATCACAGTGGGTGACGGACAAGACGAACGCGGTGGACATCAGGGGTCGTCAGGTCACCGTCCTGGATCAGATAAAGACGGGAACCGCTGAAAGCAACTTTGTTAAGCAGTACTTCTACGAGACCAAGTGTCGGACTGCCAAACCTTTTAAGAGCGGCTGTCGCGGCATCGACGACAAACACTGGAACTCGCAGTGTAAAACGTCTCAGACTTACGTCAGAGCTCTGACACAGGACCGGACCTCTGTGGGCTGGCGCTGGATACGGATAGACACTTCCTGTGTCTGTGCGTTGTCACGGAAACACCGCAggacgtaa